GCCGAAGAACAGCTTAGGCCCGGTACCGGTAGCCACGTTCCGGATAAGGTAGATATTCCGCCAGTCCACATTACCACCGCTGGATGTTTCGAATTGTTCGGCCACACGGTTGGCATCGATCGTTAACTGATTGGTAAACTTCGATGTATCCAGCAGGCTTTCCGTATTGCGGTTCATATCATTGGTGAACAAACCGAAAATATGTTCGGTTGTAAACACACGGTCCTTTTGCAGGTCGTTACCGATGGAGATGGCAGAAGAAGTGACCCAGGGAAATTTGCCCTGTGCTGCTATTACTTCTTCTGCGGCCTTGAGCGCGTTGGTATTATCATCCGCCCAAAGGTATACCCTGGCCTGCAGGGCTTTTACGGCATAGTAATTAAACCGCAAGCGCCTGTCGGCCGTCATCGCTCCTGTGTAGGCAATATCTGCTTTCAATGCTTCCTCTGCCACGCCGAGGTCTGCCAGTACATTCGCGATAGTGCTGGCCACACTTTCACGTGGGGGAATCTGGGTGTTGAACAGCTTTTTGTAAACAATAGCCGTATCCTTCCCCTGCCCTACCGCATAACTTTTACCGAACCAGCGTAGAAGGTCGAAATGTAAAAATGCTCTCAGGCCGTAAGCTTCCCCTTTTATCACGCGGTAGTTATTGCCGGAAAAGATAGCACTGTCTGCCATGTCTATCGCCGTGATCAACTTGTTCAGGTTAGCAATGGCTGTGTACGATCGGCCCCAGATGCTGTCGGTGAGGGTACGCATGTAACCATCATAAATACCTTTTTGTGCATCCTGGTAAGCCACATTAGTGGTGATACCCAATACGTATTGCCCGCCCAGCGCGTCAGCGAGTCCAAAAGTCATTTCGCGGCCGTATAAACTACGATCGTTCATTTGCAGGTATACGCCGTTAAGCCCTTCCTGGAAGCCCAGCTGGTTCTTAAAAAATTCGCCGGCTTCCACCTGTGTTTTAGGTTTCACATCGATCCATTTAGAACAGGAAGCCGCGAACAGGAGCAGTACGCCTAACCATATGTAATTGCTGAATGTTTTCATATCTTAAAGTGATGCGGATAAAGTAAAGTTGTATGAACGTGCGAAGGGATAAGAAATACCGCGTTCTACTCTTACAGTAGAGGAAGTAAATACTTCCGCAGTATTAAAACCTACCCTCAGCCTGCTGAAACCAGCCGCCTTCACGGCACGCAGCCTGTCCAGGTCATAAGTAAGGTTCACTACACCCAACGTGAGTTTATTGTCATCTTCCACAAAACGGGTGCTTACCTGTGTATACACTGTATTGGCAATGTTTTTAAAGAAGCTGACATCACCCGGATTACGCCATCGGTCTGTAGATACGCGTTTGTCCACATTTCTGCGGATGTCTGCGTTCTCCACCTTATCTACCAGTGTCTGATTGTAGATCTGTCCACCTGTCTGGAAACG
This genomic interval from Chitinophaga horti contains the following:
- a CDS encoding RagB/SusD family nutrient uptake outer membrane protein, producing the protein MKTFSNYIWLGVLLLFAASCSKWIDVKPKTQVEAGEFFKNQLGFQEGLNGVYLQMNDRSLYGREMTFGLADALGGQYVLGITTNVAYQDAQKGIYDGYMRTLTDSIWGRSYTAIANLNKLITAIDMADSAIFSGNNYRVIKGEAYGLRAFLHFDLLRWFGKSYAVGQGKDTAIVYKKLFNTQIPPRESVASTIANVLADLGVAEEALKADIAYTGAMTADRRLRFNYYAVKALQARVYLWADDNTNALKAAEEVIAAQGKFPWVTSSAISIGNDLQKDRVFTTEHIFGLFTNDMNRNTESLLDTSKFTNQLTIDANRVAEQFETSSGGNVDWRNIYLIRNVATGTGPKLFFGKLYQPSGYTVALAKRMPLIRIPEMYYIAAEALIATNPGKAIGYLNTVRKNRGLATELSATLTADQIHNEIRKEYRKEFPLEGQVYFYYKRRNATTIPGATGTFSAARYLPLLPLRELEYGR